One window of Chamaesiphon minutus PCC 6605 genomic DNA carries:
- a CDS encoding 3-oxoacyl-[acyl-carrier-protein] synthase III C-terminal domain-containing protein: MQPVSIRSLAINFPQTIRTNDYWLEKFPDLFAQTRQREVRHTPATDLIPTPSGIDLWLQEVTPFLADPFRGSIQRRVLAGDESSLLLECQAARSALTAANLTTADVDLAIVSSLFPSDVGPGLATHLAQQLGLRCPAWNLESTCASALIALQTAQAFIQTGTYRQILIVVSHIGSQAVNDADTLSWSMGDGAAAMVVGAERANRGILSTQIVPTIETCGAYTHELTIDAHGNPRIQTGTGENVSSLAVTAADTVRECCQSAVAAAGISLDRIDYFAFNTPTAWYASVCAKALGIDPERVIDLYPTYANIGPVFPLANLYHAAASGKIRPDDLVLVYANGAGATAAAMVIRWGDVALGTSNTEVVPIRSTNAKRATKAIESFVAPVSNPVAITEIGIKERLLAVPAGDRHAILEPYLVESLANLRQVSPADLDPQVVLTTLLDSLVATIFRSQLEASLGIRVPMEQFVGERNIRDLTEFLLDRMAMAETISGVVRDEGDVDRSGREVFSL; the protein is encoded by the coding sequence ATGCAGCCAGTTAGTATTCGATCGCTTGCCATCAACTTTCCCCAGACTATTCGCACCAACGATTATTGGCTAGAAAAATTCCCCGATTTATTTGCCCAAACCCGACAGCGAGAAGTCAGGCACACTCCAGCTACAGACTTAATTCCTACTCCCAGTGGGATCGATCTGTGGTTGCAAGAAGTTACGCCTTTTTTAGCCGATCCGTTCCGAGGTAGCATCCAACGGCGCGTATTGGCGGGTGATGAGTCATCTCTGCTGTTGGAATGTCAAGCGGCGCGATCGGCTCTGACAGCCGCAAACCTGACAACGGCAGATGTGGATTTGGCGATCGTCTCTTCCCTGTTTCCTAGTGATGTCGGCCCTGGTTTGGCGACTCATCTCGCCCAGCAATTGGGTTTGCGCTGTCCGGCATGGAATCTAGAATCTACTTGTGCCAGTGCATTAATCGCGCTCCAAACCGCCCAGGCGTTCATTCAAACTGGCACCTATCGCCAAATTTTAATTGTGGTGTCCCACATTGGCTCTCAGGCGGTAAATGATGCCGATACCCTTTCTTGGTCGATGGGTGATGGTGCGGCAGCGATGGTGGTTGGTGCCGAGCGAGCGAATCGCGGCATTCTCAGTACGCAGATCGTCCCAACGATCGAGACTTGCGGGGCATATACCCACGAACTGACGATCGATGCCCACGGCAATCCCCGCATTCAAACGGGAACGGGGGAAAATGTCAGCAGCCTTGCAGTAACAGCAGCCGATACGGTGCGCGAATGCTGTCAGTCAGCGGTAGCAGCGGCGGGAATTAGTCTCGATCGGATCGATTATTTTGCGTTTAATACCCCGACAGCTTGGTATGCCAGCGTTTGTGCCAAAGCACTGGGAATCGATCCAGAGCGGGTTATCGATCTTTACCCGACATACGCCAATATCGGGCCAGTTTTTCCCCTTGCCAATCTCTATCATGCGGCGGCTAGTGGCAAAATTCGTCCAGACGATTTGGTGCTGGTGTATGCCAATGGTGCGGGTGCGACGGCGGCGGCGATGGTTATCCGCTGGGGTGATGTGGCGTTGGGTACTAGTAATACTGAAGTGGTGCCGATTCGATCGACGAACGCGAAGCGCGCCACCAAGGCGATCGAGAGTTTCGTAGCACCAGTTAGTAATCCGGTGGCGATTACTGAGATTGGGATTAAAGAACGGCTACTGGCGGTGCCTGCGGGCGATCGTCATGCCATTCTCGAACCTTATTTAGTGGAATCCTTAGCCAATTTACGCCAAGTTTCGCCAGCGGATCTCGATCCGCAAGTGGTGCTGACGACGTTGTTAGATTCTTTGGTGGCGACGATCTTTCGGAGTCAACTCGAAGCTAGTTTGGGGATTCGGGTACCGATGGAGCAGTTTGTGGGGGAGCGGAATATTCGCGATCTGACGGAGTTTTTGCTCGATCGAATGGCGATGGCGGAAACGATTTCAGGGGTGGTGAGGGATGAGGGCGATGTGGATCGATCGGGGCGAGAGGTGTTTAGCTTGTAA
- a CDS encoding MFS transporter, producing MAIDYRYVVTSLLILKIFAVRIFTILWSGQMASAIGTEMTQFALTIWIWQQTQTTTAIALLSFFFLLPQISISLLAGIIIDRFNRQKLMIFSDVCVGACTITIGLLHSIGSLQIWHLYGLAVIYGCCGQLQGLAFSASISSIVDRKHYSRVSSMRTLIMYGGTIIAPALVGSLYPSIGLMGIIAIDLATFIIGISTVLIVRIPQVKSSPSDRNDGKTIWQQLFWGIDYIRARPSLVAITTIFCLFLFAYQTSETLYPPMILARTGSNAQILSTVAISAGIGGVVGAVVLSIVGGVPRQIQGMLIAFIGVGLGSLALGLGQTQAVWMLAQFFAACCIPLAYSSTDAIWYTKVEPAVQGRVLAAAHTIGSIVGALASLIAGVLADRVFEPLMNSGNSIALALSPLFGTGKGSGIALLVTISAIAMVSIGIGGNAFPNLRNAEALLPDCDRPNPDSGELNL from the coding sequence ATGGCGATCGATTATCGATATGTTGTGACATCCTTGTTAATCCTCAAAATTTTTGCCGTGCGTATCTTTACAATTCTCTGGAGCGGGCAGATGGCATCGGCGATTGGGACAGAAATGACCCAATTTGCCCTCACGATCTGGATTTGGCAACAGACTCAAACCACAACGGCGATCGCGCTACTGAGTTTCTTCTTTCTACTCCCACAGATTTCGATCTCCCTATTGGCAGGGATAATTATCGATCGCTTCAATCGTCAGAAATTGATGATTTTTAGCGATGTCTGCGTGGGCGCATGTACGATAACGATCGGGTTGCTACACTCGATCGGCTCGCTCCAGATCTGGCACCTGTATGGTTTAGCCGTCATCTATGGCTGTTGCGGACAACTCCAAGGGCTAGCTTTTTCCGCATCGATTTCGTCGATCGTGGACAGAAAACACTACAGCCGCGTCAGCAGCATGAGAACACTGATTATGTACGGCGGGACAATTATTGCCCCCGCCCTGGTGGGTAGCTTGTATCCAAGCATCGGGTTAATGGGCATCATCGCGATCGATCTGGCAACCTTTATCATCGGGATTAGCACCGTGCTGATAGTGCGGATTCCGCAAGTCAAAAGTTCGCCTAGCGATCGAAACGACGGTAAAACCATCTGGCAACAACTGTTCTGGGGGATCGACTACATCCGCGCCAGACCCAGCCTAGTCGCCATTACCACCATCTTTTGCCTGTTCCTATTTGCCTATCAAACCAGCGAAACCCTATACCCGCCAATGATTTTGGCACGGACGGGTAGCAATGCCCAAATCCTCAGTACCGTCGCCATCTCCGCCGGAATCGGCGGTGTCGTCGGTGCAGTAGTTCTGAGCATCGTCGGCGGCGTACCGCGCCAAATTCAGGGGATGTTAATCGCCTTTATCGGAGTCGGCTTGGGCAGTCTAGCGTTAGGTTTGGGGCAAACCCAAGCGGTGTGGATGTTAGCCCAATTCTTCGCCGCCTGTTGTATCCCCCTCGCCTACAGTTCCACCGATGCGATCTGGTACACCAAAGTCGAGCCAGCAGTGCAAGGGCGAGTATTAGCCGCCGCCCACACGATCGGGTCGATCGTCGGTGCCTTAGCCAGCCTCATCGCCGGAGTATTAGCCGATCGCGTTTTTGAACCACTAATGAATTCAGGCAACTCGATCGCTCTAGCCTTATCACCGCTATTCGGTACGGGTAAAGGATCGGGCATCGCCTTACTCGTGACAATCTCCGCCATTGCAATGGTATCGATCGGCATCGGCGGTAATGCCTTTCCCAACCTCCGCAATGCTGAAGCCCTGCTACCAGACTGCGATCGACCTAACCCCGACAGTGGCGAACTTAATCTATAA